Proteins encoded together in one Impatiens glandulifera chromosome 1, dImpGla2.1, whole genome shotgun sequence window:
- the LOC124923444 gene encoding increased DNA methylation 1-like, translating into MKQHFKMRRADHLAREQRKKESKDTSGVQRPIRTRGQTYGIDNTILSWIIYTTFLENTIVKYMNPKLGRVVLEGTIKSPGILCHCCYTVLTVKEFQIHAGYYNGPRPYANIFVEPGIPLLDCMVKSWIDIQKTNTHLMPDDACVKFTNEGDFICCSKCGFMYNQHCNRKKDASEVSWLCPYCICKSCGKTGADEDILITCNQCEKYYHWRCYVNKNVEFVDLNYNWSAFCDHNCKKVYKELRKTLGVKTELNNGFSWTLLGPINQEFDAFLDDEYEIAVYHSKLAIARNVMEECFHSISGSHAKISGIDHITYNYQAIFKGSYIAVLEKDDEIFSMACLRICGTKLAEIPFIATCEKYRNKGMCKRLMFGIEWALRHLQIENLVISFSKEMASHWIRHHRFKKIESSLEDDIRHMKTLLFFHNTTKIQKTLTPKPEKSKIVFDVDLNLAVEDQGQIG; encoded by the exons ATGAAACAGCACTTCAAAATGAGAAGAGCTGATCACTTGGCTAGAGAACAACGGAAGAAAGAATCAAAAGACACATCGGGTGTTCAAAGACCAATTCGTACTAGGGGACAAACATATGGTATTGACAATACAATACTATCATGGATAATCTACACCACTTTTCTAGAGAACACTATTGTGAAATACATGAACCCGAAGCTTGGTCGTGTTGTATTAGAGGGAACAATCAAGAGTCCAGGCATTTTATGCCATTGTTGCTATACAGTACTTACAGTTAAAGAATTCCAAATTCATGCCGGTTATTATAATGGACCAAGACCATACGCCAATATTTTTGTTGAGCCTGGGATTCCATTATTGGACTGCATGGTTAAATCTTGGATAGACATACAAAAGACTAATACTCATCTTATGCCCGACGATGCTTGTGTCAAATTCACAAATGAAGGGGATTTTATTTGTTGTTCTAAATGTGGTTTTATGTATAATCAACATTGTAATAGAAAAAAG GATGCATCAGAAGTATCTTGGTTATGCCCTTATTGCATTTGCAAATCTTGTGGGAAAACTGGTGCGGATGAAGATATTTTGATCACATGTAACCAATGTGAAAAATATT ATCACTGGAGATGTTATGTAAACAAGAATGTCGAGTTTGTTGATCTTAACTATAACTGGAGTGCATTTTGTGATCATAACTGCAAGAAG GTATACaaagaattaagaaaaacaCTTGGAGTTAAGACTGAGCTTAACAATGGGTTTTCATGGACTTTGTTGGGCCCAATTAATCAAGAGTTTGATGCGTTCTTGGATGATGAGTATGAGATCGCTGTATACCATTCTAAGCTCGCAATTGCAAGGAACGTGATGGAGGAGTGCTTCCATTCTATTTCTGGCAGCCACGCAAAAATCAGTGGGATCGATCACATTACTTATAATTATCA AGCCATTTTTAAGGGATCCTATATTGCTGTTTTGGAGAAGGATGACGAGATTTTTTCAATGGCATGTTTAAG aaTTTGTGGGACAAAGCTCGCTGAGATTCCATTTATTGCCACCTGTGAAAAATACCGTAATAAAGGGATGTGCAAACGATTAATGTTTGGAATCGAATGG GCTCTTCGACATCTTCAAATTGAAAACTTAGTAATTTCATTCTCTAAAGAAATGGCTAGTCATTGGATTCGACACCATCGCTTTAAAAAGATTGAAAGCTCATTAGAAGATGATATAAGGCACATGAAAACCTTACTGTTCTTCCATAATACAACGAAAATACAAAAGACCTTAACACCCAAACCAG AGAAGTCAAAGATTGTCTTTGATGTTGATTTAAACCTAGCAGTTGAAGATCAAGGACAGATAGGGTAG